The following are from one region of the Cyanobium sp. ATX 6F1 genome:
- a CDS encoding CopG family transcriptional regulator gives MTASRLEVRLPDRLSERLESLATSEGLTKTDVFRRALALYLLVKEREDAGATLQFVKDDQRETLVSI, from the coding sequence ATGACAGCCTCCCGCCTGGAAGTGCGTCTGCCTGATCGCCTCAGTGAGCGACTGGAATCTTTGGCCACTTCAGAGGGGCTCACCAAAACCGACGTGTTCCGCCGTGCCCTCGCCTTGTATTTGCTGGTTAAGGAGCGGGAAGACGCTGGTGCCACGCTCCAATTCGTGAAGGACGACCAACGAGAAACCCTCGTGAGCATTTGA
- a CDS encoding glycosyltransferase family 2 protein: MKYSVVIPFYNNGPEVFNAISSVANQTLPPCLIVIVNDCSSPLSSKMLIGGLANRFIGLVDIITHQVNQGVSNSRNTGINASLSAGVDFIAFCDADDQWAVNKMEFQIPLFCHPSIMAVACCLIDSPNCTGILENTVTSLRTLDLLLRNYIQPSTLVVRSESFLAAGLFPFGRRFAEEGDFYNRLAEKGSILLLRLGLVEYDTRDYSNHANPAKSNRVRLSSNVLAMYLGNIENILNCRKRGSLSSLSTVLFVLFQILRFLRRILLNWFGRLLPS; encoded by the coding sequence ATGAAATATTCCGTTGTTATTCCTTTTTACAATAATGGTCCAGAGGTATTTAATGCGATTTCATCTGTCGCCAATCAGACCCTTCCGCCATGCCTCATCGTTATCGTCAATGATTGCTCTTCTCCTCTATCTTCAAAGATGTTGATTGGTGGGCTGGCCAATAGATTCATTGGATTGGTAGACATTATTACCCATCAGGTTAATCAAGGTGTGTCAAATTCTAGAAATACTGGTATTAATGCATCCTTAAGTGCAGGTGTTGACTTCATTGCGTTTTGCGATGCCGATGATCAATGGGCCGTTAATAAGATGGAGTTTCAGATTCCTCTTTTTTGCCACCCAAGCATTATGGCTGTGGCATGTTGTTTAATCGACTCGCCTAATTGTACTGGTATATTGGAAAACACTGTAACTTCTTTGAGAACCTTAGATCTTCTCCTGCGAAACTATATTCAGCCGTCAACCCTTGTTGTTCGTTCTGAGTCATTCCTTGCTGCTGGTTTATTCCCTTTTGGTAGAAGATTTGCAGAGGAAGGTGACTTTTATAATAGGCTTGCCGAAAAGGGGTCGATATTGCTTTTGAGATTAGGATTGGTAGAGTATGATACAAGAGATTATAGCAATCATGCCAATCCAGCTAAATCTAATCGTGTTAGACTTAGCAGTAATGTCTTAGCGATGTATCTTGGTAATATTGAGAATATACTTAATTGTCGAAAGCGTGGATCGCTCTCTTCTCTTTCTACTGTGCTGTTTGTTCTCTTTCAGATATTAAGATTTCTCAGGAGAATTCTCCTCAATTGGTTTGGTCGTCTTTTGCCGTCCTGA
- a CDS encoding serine O-acetyltransferase: MTISDAGKVLYLGTVNLVHADLIRQFQLIYGQEALPSCLQLWISGVSPRYLPVLLYRLSHSFYRHNLGILAKSISFLNFAIFGIEISVSCPIGPGLFLPHTQGTVIGAWRIGSNATIFQGVTIGARDLDFMPSLLTRPSIGDCVSIGAGAVVLGGIHLGNGSQVGANSVVLASVPSGYLAVGSPARNVNSAKPIA; this comes from the coding sequence ATGACGATTTCTGATGCTGGTAAAGTGTTGTACTTGGGAACTGTCAACTTAGTTCATGCAGATCTAATTCGCCAATTCCAATTGATCTATGGACAGGAAGCTCTGCCATCTTGCCTGCAATTGTGGATTTCAGGCGTTTCTCCAAGATATTTGCCTGTACTTCTTTATCGCTTATCACATAGCTTTTATCGGCACAACCTTGGCATCCTGGCTAAGTCTATATCATTTCTAAACTTTGCTATTTTTGGAATTGAAATTTCTGTTTCTTGTCCCATTGGGCCGGGGCTTTTTCTGCCACATACTCAGGGCACTGTAATTGGGGCTTGGCGAATTGGTTCAAATGCCACAATTTTTCAAGGTGTCACGATTGGAGCGCGCGATTTGGACTTCATGCCTAGTTTGCTCACCCGACCATCGATCGGTGATTGTGTCTCAATTGGAGCGGGCGCGGTAGTGCTTGGTGGGATTCACCTCGGTAATGGAAGCCAGGTTGGCGCTAATTCAGTTGTCCTAGCCTCTGTTCCGTCTGGCTACTTGGCAGTCGGATCTCCTGCCCGTAATGTTAATTCTGCCAAGCCGATTGCCTGA
- a CDS encoding glycosyltransferase, whose protein sequence is MINNQITIVTPTKNAARHIGSLAKSLEAQSRLDFIWLVADSGSIDDTIHIVEATELENKNILRGEDFSIYHGLNRAILHVQTQYYLVVGADDTLDRCAIENYYTLIGLNNEPDLIFSAIRRGRQIIYPRQKLGWLLGMHGIGSSHSVGTLIKTQLHHRFGLYSSRFPMMADAYFLKIAVTAGVATVHSSFIAGCYGLSGYSSSDSFHYLLEFFEVQLKTEPMPGLQYVLFILRIAKLGLAQLI, encoded by the coding sequence ATGATTAATAATCAAATCACCATTGTAACTCCTACAAAAAATGCTGCTCGGCATATTGGGAGCTTGGCCAAGTCTTTAGAAGCGCAGTCAAGGCTTGACTTTATTTGGCTCGTCGCAGACTCTGGATCAATCGACGATACTATCCACATCGTTGAAGCAACGGAACTAGAGAATAAAAATATTCTTAGGGGTGAAGATTTCTCCATTTATCATGGGTTAAATCGTGCTATTCTTCATGTTCAAACCCAATATTATCTAGTGGTAGGAGCGGACGATACGTTGGATAGATGTGCCATAGAAAACTATTATACTTTAATAGGACTTAATAATGAGCCTGACTTAATATTTTCTGCAATAAGAAGGGGGCGTCAAATTATTTATCCAAGGCAAAAATTAGGCTGGTTGCTTGGAATGCATGGTATAGGGTCATCTCATTCGGTCGGCACCCTCATAAAAACACAACTGCACCATCGTTTTGGCTTATATTCTTCAAGATTTCCGATGATGGCAGATGCTTACTTTCTTAAGATAGCTGTAACTGCTGGTGTGGCTACAGTTCATTCTTCATTTATAGCAGGTTGCTATGGTTTGTCTGGTTACAGTTCAAGCGATTCTTTTCATTACCTTCTCGAGTTCTTTGAAGTTCAGCTCAAAACAGAGCCTATGCCAGGCTTGCAGTATGTATTATTCATATTAAGGATAGCGAAGCTTGGTTTGGCTCAATTAATTTAA
- the gmd gene encoding GDP-mannose 4,6-dehydratase, which produces MQSQNPSKTALITGITGQDGSYLAELLLEKGYQVHGIKRRASSFNTDRIDHLYQDPHERDSSGTSPRLTLHYGDLTDSTNLIRIIQQVQPDEIYNLGAQSHVAVSFESPEYTANSDALGTLRILEAVRILELTSKTRIYQASTSELYGLVQEIPQKESTPFYPRSPYGVAKLYAYWITINYREAYGMYACNGILFNHESPRRGETFVTRKITRGLARIDAGLDECLFMGNLDSLRDWGHARDYVEMQWRMLQQQGPPEDFVIATGRQETVRRFIELSASELGWGGIVWSGEGIEEIGTRAGTGEVVVRIDPRYFRPAEVETLLGDPSKAHQKLGWTPTTTLEELVAEMVSHDVEEAKKEAYLRLKGFNVVGSMENPPSSTSVIGASGIGKP; this is translated from the coding sequence ATGCAGAGCCAGAACCCTTCAAAAACCGCCCTGATCACCGGCATCACCGGCCAAGACGGCAGCTACCTGGCCGAGCTGCTGCTGGAGAAGGGCTACCAGGTGCACGGCATCAAGCGCCGCGCCAGCAGCTTCAACACCGATCGCATTGATCACCTCTACCAAGATCCCCACGAGCGCGACAGCAGCGGCACCTCCCCGCGGCTCACGCTGCACTACGGCGATCTCACCGATTCCACGAACCTGATCCGGATCATCCAGCAGGTGCAGCCCGACGAGATTTACAACCTCGGCGCCCAGAGTCACGTGGCGGTGAGCTTCGAGAGCCCGGAATACACCGCCAATTCCGATGCCCTCGGCACGCTGCGCATCCTTGAGGCCGTGCGCATCCTTGAGCTCACTTCAAAAACCCGCATCTATCAAGCCTCCACCAGTGAGCTGTATGGCCTGGTGCAGGAGATCCCCCAAAAAGAGAGCACGCCGTTCTATCCGCGCAGCCCCTACGGCGTCGCCAAGCTCTACGCCTACTGGATCACGATCAATTACCGCGAGGCCTACGGGATGTATGCCTGCAATGGCATCCTCTTCAACCACGAAAGCCCCAGGCGTGGTGAGACCTTCGTGACCCGAAAGATCACGCGCGGTCTGGCGCGGATCGATGCGGGCCTCGACGAGTGCCTGTTCATGGGCAACCTCGATTCCCTGCGTGACTGGGGCCATGCCCGCGATTACGTGGAGATGCAGTGGCGGATGCTTCAGCAGCAGGGCCCGCCGGAAGACTTCGTGATCGCCACCGGCCGCCAGGAAACCGTGCGGCGCTTCATTGAACTGTCCGCCAGTGAACTGGGCTGGGGCGGCATCGTCTGGAGCGGGGAAGGAATCGAGGAGATCGGAACGCGCGCCGGCACGGGTGAAGTGGTGGTGCGCATCGACCCGCGTTACTTCCGCCCGGCCGAGGTGGAAACGCTGCTGGGCGATCCCAGCAAAGCTCACCAAAAGCTGGGCTGGACCCCCACCACCACGCTCGAGGAACTGGTGGCGGAGATGGTGTCCCACGACGTGGAGGAGGCCAAGAAGGAGGCTTACCTGCGCCTCAAGGGCTTCAACGTGGTGGGCTCGATGGAGAACCCCCCCAGCAGTACCTCGGTGATCGGCGCTAGCGGTATCGGCAAGCCATGA
- a CDS encoding glycosyl transferase translates to MASLLLAPWFGAAAWLPAVALPLAALGLGDDRFNLPARLRYLVQVLTAVALVVLSPLPFGLAWLEVPLLLIAITAVINFTNFMDGLDGLVAGCMAVLFTTALFSSPGLTGPIPSALLPLAALVGALLGFLLWNWSPAKVFMGDVGSTFLGAVFAGVVLQAPSWPLALGLLLVATPLLGDACLCVPRRLLAGQRVFQAHRLHLFQRLHQAGWPHARVSSLYIGATGLLAIALLLGGLAWVMSLAALELLVGLWLDQRVAVPFAVAARV, encoded by the coding sequence TTGGCCTCCCTGCTGCTCGCTCCCTGGTTTGGCGCTGCTGCCTGGTTGCCCGCAGTGGCCCTTCCCCTGGCCGCCCTCGGCCTGGGCGATGATCGCTTCAACCTGCCCGCCCGCCTGCGCTACCTGGTGCAAGTGCTGACGGCCGTAGCCCTGGTTGTGCTTTCGCCCCTGCCCTTCGGCTTGGCCTGGCTGGAGGTCCCCTTGTTGTTGATCGCAATCACCGCCGTGATCAACTTCACCAACTTCATGGACGGCCTCGATGGTCTGGTGGCCGGCTGCATGGCGGTGCTGTTCACCACAGCGCTGTTCTCCAGCCCCGGGTTGACCGGTCCGATTCCGTCAGCGCTGCTGCCCCTCGCCGCCCTAGTGGGCGCCCTGCTCGGCTTCCTGCTCTGGAACTGGAGCCCCGCCAAGGTGTTCATGGGTGATGTGGGCAGCACCTTCCTCGGCGCCGTGTTTGCCGGCGTGGTGCTGCAAGCCCCCAGCTGGCCCCTGGCCCTGGGCCTGCTGCTGGTGGCCACCCCCCTGCTCGGCGACGCTTGCCTCTGCGTGCCCCGCCGTTTGCTGGCCGGCCAGCGCGTGTTCCAGGCCCACCGCCTGCACCTGTTCCAGCGCCTGCACCAGGCCGGTTGGCCCCATGCTCGCGTCTCCAGCCTCTACATCGGCGCCACCGGCCTGCTTGCTATTGCGTTGCTGCTTGGTGGCTTGGCTTGGGTGATGTCCCTTGCGGCCCTTGAGCTGTTGGTGGGCCTGTGGCTCGATCAGCGGGTGGCGGTGCCGTTTGCGGTGGCGGCGCGGGTGTGA
- a CDS encoding NAD-dependent epimerase/dehydratase family protein, translated as MTTILITGGAGFIGANLCRILKSSAVQIRILDSLSSQVHGELPSGLSWLSSSSVEFVRASILDPQALSKALDGVECVVHLAAETGTGQSMYAIANYNQVNSQGTALLLDVIANSPNRTVERIVLTSSRSVYGEGSFICPACVGSSVRQFPQSRSLAELSAHKWEPSCNVCGFPLQAVATRESDQVLPASIYAATKYAQEDLVRVACGALGMDYAILRLQNVFGEGQSLNNPYTGILSIFSTRIRRGLELPIFEDGLESRDFVHVEDVARAIQSCALSSEPINRVINVGSGISTSVLEVAKQLMASLNMQAPVRITSEYRLGDIRHNFADITRLRQLLPDCPRITLAEGLDRFAAWVQSQPLPEDQLERANSELRDRKLMG; from the coding sequence ATGACTACCATACTGATTACAGGTGGTGCTGGATTTATTGGTGCAAATCTTTGCAGAATTCTTAAGTCTTCTGCCGTTCAAATTCGCATTCTAGATTCTCTGTCTTCACAGGTACATGGTGAACTTCCTTCGGGCTTGAGTTGGTTATCAAGCTCTTCTGTTGAATTTGTCCGAGCCTCAATACTCGATCCACAGGCTCTCTCTAAAGCACTTGATGGAGTTGAGTGTGTAGTGCATCTCGCGGCTGAAACCGGTACTGGGCAATCTATGTATGCTATAGCGAATTATAATCAAGTTAATTCCCAAGGAACCGCACTTCTATTAGACGTTATTGCTAATTCACCCAATAGGACTGTAGAGCGTATTGTTCTTACATCCAGTCGTTCTGTTTATGGAGAGGGATCCTTCATCTGTCCTGCCTGTGTTGGAAGCTCTGTCCGCCAATTTCCCCAATCTAGAAGCTTAGCCGAGCTTTCTGCCCATAAATGGGAGCCTTCATGCAACGTGTGCGGCTTTCCACTTCAAGCCGTAGCAACCCGTGAATCAGATCAAGTGCTCCCTGCTTCTATCTATGCTGCCACAAAATATGCACAAGAAGATTTAGTTCGAGTGGCATGTGGTGCACTTGGTATGGATTATGCTATACTAAGACTTCAAAATGTATTTGGTGAAGGACAATCCTTAAATAATCCCTACACTGGTATTCTTTCTATCTTTTCTACTCGAATCCGCCGCGGACTTGAGCTGCCAATATTTGAGGATGGGCTTGAATCTCGAGACTTTGTTCATGTAGAAGATGTGGCGAGGGCCATCCAATCTTGCGCTCTTTCTTCTGAGCCTATCAATCGCGTCATCAATGTGGGTAGTGGAATTTCCACAAGTGTATTAGAAGTTGCTAAGCAACTCATGGCATCGTTAAACATGCAAGCCCCCGTGCGCATTACCTCCGAATATCGATTGGGTGATATACGACATAATTTTGCCGATATCACCCGGCTGCGTCAACTGCTGCCTGATTGCCCCCGAATCACCTTAGCGGAAGGATTGGATCGTTTTGCTGCTTGGGTTCAATCTCAGCCTCTGCCAGAAGACCAACTAGAGCGTGCGAATTCTGAGTTGCGTGATCGCAAGCTAATGGGATGA
- a CDS encoding polysaccharide biosynthesis protein produces MDQSLIPRRLLLLVLDGALISLAFWAAFAFRLLDNASPQFELQLHLLPWALFIGLSVLLSSGWYRSLTRYSGSHSLYGLLPRAGLAVLLLLLVSTLLGGVQPPRSFWLLFWLLFASLEIVSRIVMRDLLRWHSQSAGPGASEGTPTLIYGAGEAGIQLVEALRHQPSFQVMAVLDDDPSLWGRRLQRLPIHSPEHLPALIDQFGIRQVLLAIPSATRSRKRQLVRLLTDQGLQVLAMPSLAQLACGDLRVTDLKPVQIDDLLGREPSVPDRALLTASVVRRSVMVTGAGGSIGSELCRQILSLRPTRLVLLERNEFALYSIAQQLEAQLLSAAMEVPIVAVLADVSDRQRLEILIRNHGIQVLFHAAAYKHVPLVEANVCAGLANNVLGTRSALEAAIACGLERFTLISTDKAVRPTNAMGASKRVCELLVQDAAAAIAATGRGPICSMVRFGNVLGSSGSVVPRFRQQISEGGPVTVTHPAITRFFMTIPESVQLVLQASGMASGGEVFVLDMGDPVRIADLARQMIRLSGCTVREPGNTSGDVAIEFTGLRPGEKLYEELLLSDTDAPTAHALIRQAREAFLPRDQLTKRMADLEAAIEAWNAEWALQALNRLVPEYTPAHHQSC; encoded by the coding sequence TTGGATCAATCGCTCATCCCCAGGCGTCTGCTGCTGCTCGTCCTGGATGGAGCGCTGATCTCCCTGGCCTTCTGGGCCGCCTTCGCCTTCCGGCTGCTCGACAACGCCTCGCCCCAATTCGAGCTTCAGCTGCACCTTCTTCCCTGGGCCCTGTTCATCGGCCTATCGGTCCTGCTTTCGAGCGGCTGGTACCGCAGCCTGACGCGCTATTCCGGCAGCCATTCCCTGTATGGCCTCCTGCCCCGTGCCGGGCTGGCCGTGTTGCTGCTGCTGCTGGTCAGCACCCTGCTGGGGGGGGTGCAGCCGCCCCGTTCCTTCTGGCTCCTGTTCTGGCTGTTGTTCGCTTCCTTGGAGATCGTCAGCCGGATTGTCATGCGCGATCTGCTGCGTTGGCATAGCCAAAGCGCCGGCCCAGGAGCCTCCGAGGGCACCCCCACCTTGATTTACGGCGCTGGCGAGGCCGGCATTCAACTGGTCGAGGCGCTTCGCCATCAACCCAGTTTTCAAGTAATGGCTGTCCTTGATGACGACCCGAGCCTGTGGGGCCGAAGGCTGCAGCGCTTGCCGATTCACTCGCCTGAGCACCTCCCTGCCCTGATCGATCAGTTCGGAATTCGACAGGTTTTGCTCGCCATTCCATCCGCCACTCGATCGCGCAAGCGTCAGTTGGTCCGCCTGCTCACCGATCAGGGGCTGCAGGTCTTGGCGATGCCCTCGCTGGCTCAGTTGGCCTGCGGGGATTTGCGCGTGACCGATCTCAAACCCGTCCAAATCGATGACCTGCTGGGCCGGGAGCCTTCGGTCCCTGACCGCGCCCTGCTAACCGCCTCGGTGGTTCGGCGCTCTGTGATGGTCACGGGGGCGGGGGGCTCCATTGGCTCGGAGCTTTGCCGCCAGATCCTCAGCCTCCGACCCACCCGGCTGGTGCTGCTGGAGCGCAACGAGTTTGCGCTTTATTCGATTGCCCAGCAGCTGGAGGCTCAGTTGCTTTCCGCCGCCATGGAGGTTCCCATCGTCGCCGTGCTGGCGGATGTCAGCGACCGGCAGCGCCTGGAGATCCTGATCCGCAACCACGGCATTCAGGTGCTCTTTCACGCCGCCGCCTACAAACACGTGCCCCTGGTGGAGGCCAATGTCTGCGCGGGCCTGGCCAACAACGTGTTGGGCACCCGTTCGGCCCTCGAGGCGGCGATTGCCTGTGGCCTTGAGCGCTTCACCCTGATCTCCACCGACAAGGCGGTGCGGCCCACCAATGCCATGGGCGCCAGCAAGCGGGTCTGTGAACTGCTTGTTCAGGACGCAGCTGCGGCGATAGCGGCCACAGGGCGCGGGCCGATCTGCTCAATGGTGCGCTTCGGCAATGTGCTCGGCTCCTCTGGTTCGGTGGTGCCTCGGTTTCGGCAGCAGATCAGTGAGGGCGGGCCCGTCACCGTCACCCATCCGGCGATCACCCGCTTTTTCATGACCATCCCTGAATCCGTTCAGCTGGTGCTCCAGGCCAGTGGCATGGCCTCCGGCGGAGAGGTGTTCGTGCTGGATATGGGTGATCCGGTGCGGATCGCCGATCTCGCCCGTCAGATGATCCGGCTCTCCGGCTGCACGGTGCGGGAGCCGGGCAACACCAGCGGTGATGTGGCGATCGAATTCACGGGCTTGCGGCCCGGAGAAAAGCTCTACGAGGAGCTGCTGCTCTCGGACACCGATGCCCCCACCGCCCACGCCCTGATCCGCCAGGCCCGCGAAGCTTTTTTGCCACGCGATCAACTCACGAAACGGATGGCCGATCTAGAGGCCGCGATCGAGGCCTGGAACGCAGAGTGGGCCCTGCAGGCACTAAACCGTCTGGTTCCGGAGTACACTCCCGCCCACCATCAGTCCTGTTGA
- a CDS encoding exopolysaccharide biosynthesis polyprenyl glycosylphosphotransferase, translating into MWWRTPWLRQRWLLMGLALLDAGLLVGFYNLLFWNRFGHWAGFTPSVWALIVLWVGASYLLGRYSKPEQGQRDSQRWRLLATVLVALLVLASVVVIFSWGLKVDDPRTFRSFILPLLAATAGLSALAQLWANRRQRRRHHWLLVGDAGEIRILQQELLGDQAAQGLELVYCDGASLHLQRQRIRAGLDGIAVSEAAELDDGLLQELLAIRGKGTAVRSLVVWAEQHLQRVPPELFSSRWLVQAEGFELQPGRWGWRLKRLGDVAVASLLLLLSAPLLALAALAIKLNDGGPVLYGQRRTGIYGEPMQIWKLRSMGVQAEAQGAQWAQRNDPRITWIGAWLRKLRLDELPQLVSVLKGDMSLIGPRPERPELEGELEEAIPHYRVRHWVRPGLSGWAQVCYPYGASVEDSRRKLSYDLYYLRNANLMLDVLILIKTLRLVARGQGAVPRHTSL; encoded by the coding sequence ATGTGGTGGAGGACCCCCTGGCTGAGGCAGCGCTGGCTGCTGATGGGGCTCGCCCTGCTCGATGCGGGCCTGCTGGTGGGGTTCTACAACCTGCTCTTCTGGAACCGCTTCGGTCACTGGGCGGGCTTCACGCCATCGGTGTGGGCCCTGATCGTGCTCTGGGTGGGGGCGTCTTATCTGTTGGGGCGTTACTCCAAACCGGAGCAGGGCCAGCGGGATTCCCAGCGCTGGCGCCTGCTGGCCACGGTGCTGGTGGCGCTTCTGGTGCTGGCGAGCGTGGTGGTGATCTTCAGCTGGGGCCTGAAGGTCGACGATCCACGCACGTTCCGCAGCTTCATCTTGCCGTTGCTGGCCGCCACCGCGGGCTTGTCAGCGCTCGCCCAGCTCTGGGCGAATCGCAGGCAACGGCGCAGGCACCACTGGCTGCTGGTGGGGGACGCCGGCGAGATCAGGATCCTGCAACAGGAACTCCTGGGCGACCAGGCGGCCCAGGGGCTGGAACTGGTTTACTGCGATGGAGCGTCTCTGCATCTGCAGCGCCAGCGCATCAGGGCCGGCCTCGATGGCATCGCCGTGAGTGAAGCGGCTGAACTGGATGACGGCCTGCTCCAGGAGTTGCTGGCCATCCGGGGCAAGGGAACCGCGGTGCGCAGCCTGGTGGTTTGGGCCGAGCAGCACCTTCAGCGCGTGCCACCCGAGCTGTTCTCCAGTCGCTGGCTGGTGCAGGCGGAGGGCTTCGAGCTGCAACCGGGGCGCTGGGGTTGGCGCCTCAAGCGGCTCGGCGATGTGGCCGTGGCCTCATTGTTGCTGCTGCTCAGCGCACCGCTGCTGGCGCTGGCGGCATTGGCGATCAAGCTCAACGACGGCGGCCCGGTGTTGTATGGCCAACGGCGCACAGGGATCTACGGAGAGCCCATGCAGATCTGGAAACTGCGCAGCATGGGGGTGCAGGCAGAAGCCCAGGGCGCCCAGTGGGCTCAGCGCAACGACCCAAGGATCACCTGGATTGGTGCCTGGCTGCGCAAGCTCCGCCTTGATGAGCTGCCCCAGCTGGTGAGTGTGCTCAAGGGCGACATGAGCTTGATCGGCCCACGCCCGGAGCGGCCGGAACTGGAAGGGGAACTCGAGGAGGCGATTCCCCATTACCGCGTGCGCCACTGGGTGCGGCCAGGATTGAGCGGCTGGGCCCAGGTCTGTTACCCCTACGGCGCCAGCGTGGAGGACAGCCGCAGGAAGCTCAGCTACGACCTCTATTACCTGCGTAACGCCAACCTGATGCTGGATGTGCTGATCCTGATCAAGACCCTGCGGTTGGTGGCCCGAGGGCAGGGGGCGGTGCCAAGGCACACCAGCCTGTGA
- a CDS encoding O-antigen polymerase, which translates to MLFLQAYYLLLVSCLGLYIAFPMAHYQEVSSNLLVMLISAPVLVFFAVSSVPIVSLTRWNFSTKQVSSIVRYIYAFWIGLTILEIATQGTLPIFSLGFNNYGEWGTKGLGGFMNAIALLLLPYLSFSDRLSRSSRIIGVGSILLYQVLTVRRGHLVFFICYLVATYFYLNQIKISVKNIVPFILGVIVLIIVFGIIGDSRGEYANPFLSLFDERTKGLLALLPSGFTWVLVYFTSPLGNLNSAWADTCADEFSPILSLFPSPLRSFFSGQYSVLNCSIDLDNPALNVSTGFLTFKQAGWFASFYLSIVIYGMFVASSLYKRTKEKNIFASAAMALCLMTILTSFFSNFFFLPTYFIAFILLLFFASNTLTATSCLAIGRKSLK; encoded by the coding sequence ATGTTATTTCTTCAGGCTTATTATCTGTTATTAGTTTCCTGCCTCGGTCTATATATAGCTTTCCCAATGGCGCATTATCAAGAAGTTTCTAGTAACTTACTAGTTATGTTGATATCTGCGCCAGTCCTAGTCTTCTTTGCGGTTTCGTCTGTTCCTATAGTTTCCTTGACACGCTGGAATTTTTCCACTAAACAAGTCTCATCTATTGTTAGATATATATATGCTTTTTGGATAGGATTAACGATACTCGAGATTGCTACACAAGGCACTCTTCCAATTTTTAGCCTTGGCTTCAATAACTATGGAGAATGGGGGACAAAAGGCCTCGGCGGCTTTATGAATGCAATCGCACTCTTGCTCCTTCCTTATCTATCTTTTTCAGATAGGCTCTCTCGCTCGTCTAGAATCATTGGTGTTGGCTCAATCCTTCTTTACCAGGTTTTAACTGTTAGGAGGGGGCACCTAGTATTCTTTATCTGCTACTTAGTGGCTACTTATTTCTACTTAAATCAAATTAAAATTTCGGTAAAAAATATAGTTCCATTTATCTTGGGAGTGATTGTTCTTATTATAGTATTCGGCATCATTGGCGATTCACGTGGTGAATATGCCAATCCTTTTCTTTCTCTTTTTGACGAAAGAACAAAGGGCTTGCTGGCTTTACTGCCTTCTGGCTTTACATGGGTGCTAGTATATTTTACTAGTCCGTTGGGTAATCTAAATTCTGCATGGGCTGATACGTGCGCTGATGAATTTTCGCCTATCCTCTCTCTTTTTCCTTCACCATTAAGGAGCTTCTTCTCCGGCCAATATAGCGTATTAAATTGTTCGATTGACTTAGACAATCCTGCTTTGAATGTTAGTACCGGCTTCCTAACCTTTAAGCAGGCTGGCTGGTTTGCTAGCTTTTACCTATCCATTGTTATTTATGGCATGTTTGTTGCCTCATCACTTTATAAACGTACTAAGGAAAAAAATATATTTGCATCTGCAGCCATGGCGCTTTGTTTAATGACTATATTGACGTCATTTTTTTCGAACTTCTTTTTTCTTCCTACTTATTTTATAGCATTTATTCTTTTGTTGTTTTTTGCTTCAAATACACTTACTGCTACTTCATGCTTGGCCATTGGCCGCAAGAGCCTGAAATAG